The Pseudomonas kermanshahensis genome includes a window with the following:
- a CDS encoding ATP-binding protein, with protein MTLRQRLENLPVGQKLLAALLVLLVTILLVANLTFISAAYWITQESMAPQALQTIGRLIANPQLSARAGDSADSANALLKELDSYMPLRAAAVYGGDGRMLAQLQHGEPLALPKRFRNIDGWRLMEFRSTQLIRIPREADPPAHLLLVASSELPTAFYTGTLSASLGILVFSILLWIVVARQIKRLITQPINQLEELSRQVTREESYALRARRGNDDEIGSLAEAFNTMLSRIEAREQQLKRTRDEFQTAYDQAQGLAEETRHTNRKLELEVQVRSKIEKKLTGFQNYLNSIIDSMPSALIALDEQLYVTQWNHEATVLSGTPLDEALNQPIFIAFEPLKPFLPQLKETVEKHRVAKIERVTWPKGEDLRHYALTFYPLMGGGGRGVVIRIDDITQRLSLEEMMVQSEKMLSVGGLAAGMAHEINNPLGAILHNVQNIRRRLSPELPRNQEQAEELGIDLPTVNRYLESREVPQLLDGIQQAGARAAKIVTHMLSFSRRSNRQLAPCDLPALIDQAVEIASNDFDLTIGFDFKGQAIVRQFDPNLGPVPCTANELEQVLLNLLKNAAQAIHLRPQPIEPGRITLRTRLNPPWAEIQVEDNGVGMPEAVRKRTFEPFFTTKEIGQGTGLGLSVSYFIITNNHKGQMEVQSTPGQGTCFTLRLPLGQPAATAPNTTEA; from the coding sequence ATGACCCTGCGCCAACGCCTGGAAAACCTCCCGGTCGGGCAAAAGCTGCTGGCGGCCCTGCTGGTGCTGCTGGTGACCATTCTGTTGGTGGCCAACCTGACCTTCATCAGCGCCGCCTACTGGATCACCCAGGAGAGCATGGCGCCCCAGGCGCTGCAGACCATCGGCCGGCTGATCGCCAACCCGCAGCTGTCGGCGCGTGCCGGCGACAGCGCAGACAGCGCCAATGCCCTGCTCAAGGAGCTGGACAGCTACATGCCACTGCGCGCCGCCGCCGTCTACGGCGGAGACGGCCGCATGCTGGCGCAGCTGCAGCACGGCGAACCGCTGGCGTTGCCCAAGCGCTTTCGCAACATCGACGGCTGGCGCCTGATGGAATTTCGCAGCACGCAGTTGATTCGCATCCCCCGCGAAGCCGACCCACCTGCCCACCTGCTGCTGGTGGCCAGCAGCGAACTGCCGACCGCCTTCTACACCGGCACGCTCAGTGCCAGCCTCGGTATCCTGGTGTTCAGCATCCTGCTGTGGATCGTCGTTGCGCGGCAGATCAAGCGCCTGATCACCCAGCCGATCAACCAGCTCGAAGAGCTCAGCCGCCAGGTCACCCGCGAAGAAAGCTACGCCCTGCGTGCCCGCCGCGGCAACGATGACGAAATCGGCAGCCTGGCCGAGGCCTTCAACACCATGCTCTCGCGCATCGAGGCCCGCGAGCAGCAGCTCAAGCGCACCCGCGACGAATTCCAGACCGCCTATGACCAGGCCCAGGGCCTGGCCGAAGAAACCCGCCACACCAACCGCAAGCTGGAGCTGGAAGTCCAGGTGCGCAGCAAGATCGAGAAAAAGCTCACGGGCTTCCAGAACTACCTCAACAGCATCATCGACTCCATGCCCTCGGCACTGATCGCCCTCGACGAGCAGCTCTACGTCACCCAGTGGAACCACGAGGCCACGGTGCTCTCCGGAACACCCTTGGACGAGGCGCTGAACCAGCCGATTTTCATCGCTTTCGAGCCGCTCAAACCGTTTTTGCCGCAACTCAAGGAAACCGTAGAGAAACACCGGGTGGCGAAAATCGAGCGGGTGACCTGGCCCAAGGGCGAGGACCTGCGCCACTACGCCCTGACGTTCTATCCGCTGATGGGCGGCGGCGGCCGCGGCGTGGTGATCCGCATCGACGACATTACCCAGCGCCTGTCACTGGAAGAAATGATGGTGCAATCGGAAAAGATGCTCTCAGTGGGCGGCCTGGCCGCGGGCATGGCGCACGAGATCAACAACCCGCTGGGGGCGATCCTGCATAACGTGCAGAATATCCGTCGGCGCCTGTCCCCGGAGTTGCCGCGCAACCAGGAGCAGGCCGAAGAGCTGGGCATCGACCTGCCCACCGTCAACCGTTACCTCGAAAGCCGCGAAGTGCCGCAGCTGCTCGACGGCATTCAACAGGCCGGCGCTCGGGCGGCCAAAATCGTCACCCACATGCTCAGTTTCAGCCGCCGCAGCAACCGCCAATTGGCGCCTTGCGACCTGCCAGCACTGATCGACCAGGCTGTGGAAATCGCCAGCAACGACTTCGACCTCACCATTGGCTTTGACTTCAAGGGCCAGGCCATTGTCCGCCAGTTCGACCCAAACCTTGGGCCAGTGCCTTGCACCGCCAACGAGCTGGAACAAGTACTGCTCAACCTGCTGAAAAATGCCGCCCAGGCCATCCACCTGCGCCCGCAACCCATCGAGCCCGGGCGCATCACCCTGCGCACCCGGCTCAACCCACCCTGGGCCGAGATCCAGGTCGAGGACAACGGCGTGGGCATGCCTGAAGCGGTGCGCAAGCGCACTTTCGAGCCGTTCTTCACCACCAAGGAGATCGGCCAGGGCACAGGCCTTGGCCTTTCGGTTTCGTATTTCATCATCACCAACAACCACAAGGGGCAGATGGAGGTGCAGTCCACGCCCGGCCAGGGCACCTGCTTCACCTTGCGCCTGCCCCTCGGCCAGCCGGCAGCGACGGCACCAAACACCACGGAGGCATGA
- a CDS encoding cob(I)yrinic acid a,c-diamide adenosyltransferase has product MGYRLSKIYTRTGDKGETGLGDGRRVPKDHPRIEAIGEVDSLNSQLGVLLAGLAEQGLDEVGNVLAPCQHRLFDLGGELAMPSYQALNQAEVERLEAAIDVWNEELGPLKNFILPSGSALVAQAHVCRCLARSAERRCQQLNALEPLEGAGLAYINRLSDLLFVAARIIGRRQGVAEVLWQPAEKPQG; this is encoded by the coding sequence ATGGGCTACCGCCTGTCGAAGATCTACACCCGCACTGGCGACAAAGGCGAAACCGGCCTGGGCGACGGCCGCCGGGTGCCCAAGGACCACCCGCGTATCGAAGCCATCGGCGAGGTGGATAGCCTCAACAGCCAGTTAGGGGTGCTGCTCGCCGGCCTGGCTGAGCAGGGGCTGGACGAAGTGGGCAATGTGCTTGCGCCCTGTCAGCACCGCTTGTTCGACCTCGGCGGCGAGCTGGCAATGCCCAGTTACCAGGCGCTGAACCAGGCCGAGGTGGAGCGGCTGGAAGCGGCAATCGACGTGTGGAACGAAGAGCTGGGGCCGTTGAAGAATTTCATCCTGCCCAGTGGTTCGGCGTTGGTGGCGCAGGCGCATGTGTGCCGGTGCCTGGCGCGCAGTGCGGAGCGGCGGTGTCAACAGTTGAATGCGCTGGAGCCGCTGGAGGGTGCTGGGTTGGCGTATATCAACCGGCTGTCGGATCTGTTGTTTGTGGCAGCGCGGATCATTGGGCGGCGGCAGGGGGTTGCCGAGGTATTGTGGCAGCCTGCTGAGAAGCCTCAGGGCTGA
- a CDS encoding Nudix family hydrolase produces the protein MKRIHVAAAVIRGADGRILIARRADTQHQGGLWEFPGGKVEEGESVEAALARELREELGIDVTRSRALIKVSHDYPDKQVLLDVRVVEAFTGEPHGAEGQPLEWVAPRDLAQYDFPAANRPIVAAARLPDQYLITPEGLDVPQMLKGIQKAVADGTRLIQLRAPDMYDPKYRDVAVDAVGLCGGKAQLMLKGPLEWLGDFPSAGWHLTAAQLRKYAAKGRPFPEHRWLAASCHSTEELALAEQMGVDFVTLSPVQATQTHPEALPLGWEAAQRAIAGFSRPVFLLGGVGPGDRERAWEAGAQGVAGIRAFWPEV, from the coding sequence GTGAAACGCATTCATGTAGCGGCAGCGGTAATCCGCGGTGCCGATGGCCGCATTCTGATTGCGCGGCGGGCAGATACCCAGCACCAGGGCGGCCTTTGGGAGTTCCCGGGTGGCAAGGTGGAAGAGGGCGAAAGCGTCGAAGCGGCGCTGGCCCGTGAGCTGCGCGAGGAACTGGGTATCGACGTGACCCGGTCGCGGGCGCTGATCAAGGTCAGCCATGACTATCCGGACAAACAGGTGCTGCTGGACGTTCGCGTTGTCGAAGCGTTCACCGGTGAACCCCATGGCGCCGAGGGCCAGCCTTTGGAGTGGGTGGCACCGCGCGACCTCGCGCAGTACGACTTCCCTGCCGCGAACAGGCCGATAGTTGCCGCTGCACGGCTGCCGGATCAGTACCTGATCACGCCGGAGGGCCTGGACGTGCCGCAGATGCTCAAAGGCATCCAGAAGGCCGTGGCCGACGGCACCCGGCTGATCCAGCTGCGAGCGCCGGACATGTACGACCCCAAGTATCGTGACGTGGCGGTGGATGCGGTCGGCCTGTGCGGTGGCAAGGCCCAGTTGATGCTCAAAGGGCCGCTGGAGTGGCTGGGCGACTTCCCGTCGGCCGGTTGGCACCTGACGGCCGCGCAGTTGCGCAAGTATGCCGCCAAGGGGCGACCGTTCCCTGAGCACCGCTGGTTGGCGGCGTCGTGCCACAGTACCGAAGAGCTGGCATTGGCGGAGCAGATGGGGGTCGATTTTGTCACCTTGTCGCCGGTGCAGGCGACCCAGACGCATCCTGAAGCGTTGCCTTTGGGGTGGGAAGCGGCGCAGCGGGCGATTGCAGGTTTCAGCCGGCCAGTGTTCTTGCTGGGTGGGGTAGGGCCGGGTGATCGTGAGCGGGCCTGGGAAGCGGGGGCGCAGGGCGTGGCCGGGATCCGGGCGTTCTGGCCTGAGGTCTGA
- a CDS encoding glutathione S-transferase family protein — translation MSYHLIIGDKLYSSWSLRGALALELAGVPYEETLIKLNQPDTRQRLLAYSATGKVPLLKTEHGVIADSLAIAEYFNERHPQAQLWPADVAARAQARSACAQMHSGFFALRGAMPFDLSRDQALESVPLEVQIDIDRIVALWSECRLVAKDTGPFLFGKPTLVDAYFAPVAVRLRSYRVEVPAEAAAYIETIYQWPAFKAWQQAGLAEREG, via the coding sequence ATGAGCTATCACCTGATCATCGGCGACAAGCTGTATTCTTCCTGGTCGCTACGCGGCGCCCTGGCCCTCGAACTGGCCGGCGTTCCCTACGAAGAAACCCTGATCAAACTCAACCAGCCCGACACCCGTCAGCGCCTTCTCGCTTACTCTGCCACCGGCAAGGTGCCGCTGCTCAAGACCGAGCATGGCGTGATCGCCGACTCCCTGGCCATCGCCGAATACTTCAACGAACGCCACCCCCAAGCGCAGCTCTGGCCTGCCGACGTGGCCGCCCGTGCCCAAGCCCGTTCGGCCTGCGCGCAGATGCACAGCGGCTTCTTCGCCTTGCGCGGGGCGATGCCGTTCGACCTGTCCCGTGACCAGGCCCTTGAGTCTGTGCCGCTGGAGGTGCAAATCGACATCGACCGTATCGTCGCGCTGTGGTCCGAATGCCGCCTGGTCGCCAAGGACACGGGCCCATTCCTGTTCGGCAAGCCGACCCTGGTCGATGCCTACTTCGCCCCGGTGGCGGTGCGCTTGCGCAGCTACCGCGTCGAAGTCCCGGCAGAGGCAGCGGCTTACATCGAGACTATTTACCAGTGGCCGGCATTCAAAGCCTGGCAGCAGGCTGGCCTGGCGGAGCGCGAAGGGTGA
- the argJ gene encoding bifunctional glutamate N-acetyltransferase/amino-acid acetyltransferase ArgJ translates to MAVGLGPLPTLHPVPGFELGIASAGIKRPGRKDVVVMRCAEGSSVAGVFTLNAFCAAPVILSKQRVQGTVRYLLTNTGNANAGTGAPGLAAAERTCAKLAELTGVPAESVLPFSTGVIGEPLPVEKIEGALQAALDNLSENNWAEAATGIMTTDTLPKGASRQFQHDGVTVTVTGISKGAGMIRPNMATMLGYIATDAKVAPKVLKDLMLDGANKSFNRITIDGDTSTNDCCMLIATGKANLPEVTEASGALFEALKKAVFDVCMEVAQAIVRDGEGATKFVTVQVNGGGNHQECLDVGYAVAHSPLIKTALFASDPNWGRILAAVGRAGVPELDVSLIDVYLDNVCIASQGGRSPSYTEAQGSAVMAQEEITIRIELGRGACSETIWTTDLSHEYVKINAEYRT, encoded by the coding sequence ATGGCTGTTGGTCTTGGTCCTTTGCCCACCCTGCACCCGGTTCCGGGTTTTGAACTCGGCATCGCTTCTGCCGGCATCAAGCGCCCTGGGCGCAAGGATGTGGTGGTCATGCGCTGTGCCGAAGGCTCCAGCGTCGCTGGCGTGTTCACCCTCAACGCCTTCTGCGCCGCACCGGTGATCCTCTCCAAGCAGCGTGTTCAGGGCACTGTGCGTTACCTGCTGACCAACACCGGCAACGCCAACGCCGGTACCGGTGCACCGGGCCTGGCCGCTGCTGAGCGCACCTGCGCCAAGCTCGCCGAGCTGACCGGCGTGCCGGCCGAGTCGGTACTGCCGTTCTCCACCGGCGTAATCGGCGAGCCGTTGCCGGTCGAGAAGATCGAAGGCGCCCTGCAGGCTGCCCTGGACAACCTGTCGGAAAACAACTGGGCTGAAGCCGCCACCGGCATCATGACCACCGACACCCTGCCCAAGGGTGCCAGCCGCCAGTTCCAGCACGATGGCGTGACCGTGACCGTGACTGGCATCAGCAAAGGCGCCGGCATGATCCGCCCGAACATGGCCACCATGCTCGGCTACATCGCCACTGACGCCAAGGTCGCACCCAAGGTGCTCAAGGACCTGATGCTCGACGGCGCCAACAAGTCGTTCAACCGCATCACCATCGATGGCGACACCTCGACCAACGACTGCTGCATGTTGATCGCCACCGGCAAGGCCAACCTGCCAGAAGTCACTGAAGCCAGCGGTGCGCTGTTCGAAGCCCTGAAAAAAGCGGTGTTCGACGTGTGCATGGAGGTGGCCCAGGCCATCGTCCGTGATGGCGAAGGCGCCACCAAGTTCGTCACGGTGCAGGTCAACGGAGGTGGTAACCACCAGGAATGCCTGGACGTCGGTTACGCCGTCGCTCACTCGCCGCTGATCAAGACCGCGCTGTTCGCCTCTGACCCCAACTGGGGCCGCATCTTGGCCGCCGTCGGCCGGGCGGGCGTGCCGGAGCTGGATGTCAGCCTGATCGATGTGTACCTGGACAACGTCTGCATTGCCAGCCAAGGCGGGCGCAGCCCGAGCTACACCGAAGCGCAAGGCTCTGCGGTCATGGCCCAGGAAGAGATCACCATCCGCATCGAACTGGGCCGTGGTGCCTGCAGCGAAACCATCTGGACCACCGACCTGTCCCACGAGTACGTGAAGATCAACGCCGAATACCGCACGTGA